GTAAATCTCCCATTAATTGTTGCGCGGCATCCTTATGAGCTTGAATATTTTTTTAGTCTAATATGATAGGTAGCTTTAAGGTGCATATTGGCTGTCATTCTATGATTGAATGATGGGTAGGTTCTGTTGGGCAGACTTTCTGGGCCTTCCTTGCCTGCTGCGCTTTGGCAATGATGATCTTGGCTTGGGGTTGCCTGCGGCCTTATCAATGCATTCATCAAGAGAATATGTCTGAGGTTGGGGAATGAGGGGCACTCTCTTGGCGCTTATCAAAAATCATGGATGCAGATTCTTGTGCCGCCGCCCTGGAGGCAATGAACCGGTACGGCGTACCGGAAATCTTCAACACTAACCAAGGCTCGCAGTTCAGGCGTTACGTGTTTACACGAACTCTCAGAGAGGCCGGAGCACGTATTTCAATGGATGGCCGAGGTCGCTGGATGGACAACGTGACGATCGAATGGCCCTAGCTTTTCTGAAGTATGAATACGTGCATTTGAGGGGGGAGGCCGGGAGTGATCTTCTCCACGTCCTGGTCTGGCGGCTTGAGTTCTACAACAATCGGTGTTCGCACAAGGCCTTCGATGGCATAAATCTGATGGGGATATGACAGCGTTTAGGCCAGAGAGGGCCCGGCCTTGCCAAAGGAGGCATAGCCATGAAACTGTCCACCTTGGTTTTGCCGTTGACTGGTCCGGAAAAGTGAACCCCCTTATTGGGGGGATCTGTCGAAAAACTGTCCGGTGAAGGGGTTTGCCCCCGTCTTTGGTCTAGGCCCAAAATGCCTTATGGGAGGCAGTTTTGCCGCTGGTGGATATTCTCAAATCTAACATGCTGAAATAAAATGAAAAAGCCCTTGCAGCTATTAACTGCAAGGGCTTACTTTCGTTTGGCTCCCCGAGACGGACTTGAACCGCCAACCTAGTGATTAACAGTCACCCGCTCTGCCAATTGAGCTATCGGGGATCGTTCAGGCAAGGAAGTGTTTACGGAAAAACAGGGGCAAGGTCAAGCGAAAACTGCAAAAAAAATTTAGATCATCCCTTGATGCACCGCAAAAGCTTTTTCTGGTAGCGTTCCGCCTCGCTGTACACGCAGCCGCAGTAGGGCTGGCGGTAGAGTTCCATGGACTTTGAGCGGTCTATGCCTTCCTGCCAGTCCGCGCGAAAATCGCGATAGGCAAAGCCTGGTGCGCCCTCCTGGGCCGCCAGTTGCTCGCCTGCGGCCTTGATGACCTCGTGGGGCTGATAGCGCGAGTAGAGCAGGCTGCTGCTCACCCAGGCAAAGCCTTGCTGCCGCGCAAAGGCAAACGCTGCCTGCATGCGGCTTTCGCAGCAATAGGCGCAACGGGCGGGCGGTGTGTCGCGCCCCGTCACAGCGCGCAGCCAGTTGGTGATGTCCCATGTTTCATCGGCGTAAATGATCGGCACGCCCAGGCGTTCGGCACATTGCCCTGCGGCCTCCCGGCGGCGCAGATATTCTGCCAGCGGCTGGATGTTGGGATTCATGAACCATGCGGTCACGGCAAAGCCCTCGTCTAGCAGGCGCGTGATGGGCATGACGGCACACGGCCCGCAGCAAACATGCAGCAGCAGGCTGTTGGCGGGCAAGGG
The window above is part of the Desulfovibrio desulfuricans DSM 642 genome. Proteins encoded here:
- a CDS encoding epoxyqueuosine reductase QueH, with translation MSGNNGSSLEYGAAAGVETPAAVSAQHSPADAAPADSTLAGSIVAAPTNPLPANSLLLHVCCGPCAVMPITRLLDEGFAVTAWFMNPNIQPLAEYLRRREAAGQCAERLGVPIIYADETWDITNWLRAVTGRDTPPARCAYCCESRMQAAFAFARQQGFAWVSSSLLYSRYQPHEVIKAAGEQLAAQEGAPGFAYRDFRADWQEGIDRSKSMELYRQPYCGCVYSEAERYQKKLLRCIKG